The Clostridioides difficile genome has a segment encoding these proteins:
- a CDS encoding DUF5808 domain-containing protein, with the protein MNKIECFTIFSTLILMYAAFYFMPYLVGKNQIYGVSINQEHRNYPEFIVLDKKFKKLLSLGFILIFILLSALIFIFDKIEFSYAISIIGFLLYEGILYIYTHKKVKMTKSKICSNSSNINTDSKLVIDMDFINEKNKIVKKFKILYLIPILLTFGISVFILLNYNQLPDLITTHSTITGQPDGFIEKSYLGVFKLVGLDFCIMILLYITSIGAIKSRIKIDTNKIEESKNKNIKYLNKIGYLFFILMTMMMVQFFMIFSSVKTNTNLLTITSIMMLLVIIYLIVTYIKSPNLKSNSSYTPDNDEKYWMAGIIYNNPNDPSLMVDKRFGIGWTINFGNPIGKILYILIAVFLIFSLVSVIKSLLL; encoded by the coding sequence TTTACAATATTTTCAACCTTAATTTTGATGTATGCTGCTTTTTATTTTATGCCATACCTTGTTGGCAAAAATCAGATTTATGGTGTTTCAATAAATCAAGAACATAGAAATTATCCCGAGTTTATAGTACTTGATAAAAAATTCAAAAAACTTTTATCTTTAGGATTTATTTTAATTTTTATTTTGCTTTCAGCTCTAATTTTTATATTTGATAAAATAGAATTTTCTTATGCTATTAGTATTATAGGATTTTTACTATATGAAGGTATATTATATATTTATACTCATAAAAAAGTTAAAATGACTAAATCCAAAATTTGCTCTAACTCAAGTAATATAAATACAGATTCAAAATTGGTAATAGATATGGATTTTATAAATGAAAAAAATAAAATAGTAAAAAAATTTAAGATATTATATTTAATACCAATATTACTTACTTTTGGAATAAGTGTCTTTATACTGCTTAACTATAATCAACTACCAGATTTAATTACTACTCATTCAACTATAACAGGACAACCTGACGGATTTATAGAAAAATCCTATCTTGGAGTGTTTAAATTAGTAGGCCTTGACTTTTGTATAATGATTTTATTATATATAACTTCTATTGGAGCTATAAAATCAAGAATTAAAATAGATACAAATAAAATTGAAGAGAGTAAAAATAAAAACATTAAATACCTAAATAAGATTGGTTATTTGTTTTTTATATTGATGACTATGATGATGGTACAATTTTTTATGATTTTTTCATCAGTAAAAACAAATACAAATTTATTGACTATTACAAGTATAATGATGCTTTTAGTTATAATTTATTTAATAGTAACATATATTAAGTCTCCAAATTTAAAATCCAATTCTTCCTATACTCCAGATAATGATGAAAAGTACTGGATGGCAGGTATTATATATAATAATCCAAATGACCCATCACTTATGGTTGATAAAAGATTTGGTATAGGATGGACTATAAATTTTGGAAATCCTATTGGAAAGATATTATACATTCTTATAGCTGTTTTTTTAATTTTTTCACTTGTTAGTGTTATAAAATCTCTTTTACTTTAA
- a CDS encoding HD domain-containing protein produces MLSKTEIKYFNDCASEILSSEKVQLMRTFPHHGNVSCLEHSLSVAYYSYLLCKKLHLNVEIQSVIRGALLHDFFLYDWHYKGDRKGLHGFTHPKEALKNANLFFQINEKETDIILKHMWPLTVRPPRYKEALIVCLLDKFCCLVETLKIHSLLSPYHI; encoded by the coding sequence ATGTTGTCAAAAACTGAAATTAAATACTTTAATGATTGTGCTTCTGAGATACTTTCATCTGAAAAAGTACAACTTATGAGAACATTTCCTCATCATGGCAATGTTTCATGTCTTGAACATAGTTTATCAGTAGCATATTATAGTTATCTATTATGTAAAAAATTGCATTTAAATGTTGAGATTCAAAGCGTTATTAGAGGGGCTTTACTGCATGATTTTTTCCTTTATGACTGGCATTATAAAGGTGATAGAAAAGGATTACATGGTTTTACTCATCCTAAAGAAGCACTAAAAAACGCAAATTTATTCTTTCAAATAAATGAAAAAGAAACAGATATTATTTTAAAACATATGTGGCCACTTACTGTTAGACCTCCTAGATACAAGGAAGCCTTAATTGTTTGCTTATTAGATAAGTTTTGTTGTCTGGTTGAGACTCTAAAGATACACTCACTACTATCTCCTTACCACATATAA
- a CDS encoding tryptophan transporter, translated as MKTNTKKLTLNAILLAMGLLIHQLTPAIGLPMQPDISLAMMFIIMILNKDDYKICLVAGIVTGIFAALTTKFPGGQIPNILDKTITINIMFMIMYIIYKLPFMKRLSSKKQDLIAATIIFPVGTVISGTLFLLIAQAIVGLPGGSFTALFMVAVAPAILINLIAGMLLFKVVSISIRRVSYQG; from the coding sequence ATGAAAACAAATACAAAAAAATTAACTTTAAATGCGATACTTCTAGCTATGGGGTTATTAATACATCAACTTACACCTGCTATAGGACTTCCAATGCAACCAGATATATCACTAGCAATGATGTTTATAATAATGATATTAAATAAGGATGATTATAAGATTTGTTTGGTAGCAGGAATTGTAACAGGGATATTCGCAGCATTAACAACTAAATTTCCTGGTGGTCAGATTCCCAATATACTTGATAAAACTATTACAATAAATATAATGTTCATGATAATGTATATAATTTATAAATTACCATTTATGAAAAGACTAAGTAGTAAAAAACAGGATTTAATAGCAGCAACAATAATATTCCCAGTAGGAACAGTTATAAGCGGAACTTTATTTTTACTAATTGCTCAAGCGATAGTAGGTCTCCCTGGAGGTTCATTTACAGCATTATTTATGGTAGCAGTGGCACCAGCAATATTGATAAACTTAATAGCTGGTATGCTATTATTTAAAGTTGTAAGTATATCTATAAGAAGAGTAAGTTATCAAGGATAA
- a CDS encoding pyridoxamine 5'-phosphate oxidase family protein: MFREMRLKKREMTKEDTIEVLKNGEFGTFSTISENGYPYGIAVNYVYFNDSIYFHCARNGHKLDNISANNKVSFLVVTNENVLPDKFSTTYASAVVFGKALTVDNEEKKNALVEIIKKYSKGFIEEGMKYIEKDINLTTVVKIEIDHISGKASRL, from the coding sequence ATGTTTAGAGAAATGAGATTAAAAAAGAGAGAAATGACAAAAGAAGATACTATAGAAGTATTAAAAAATGGTGAATTTGGTACTTTTTCTACTATAAGTGAAAATGGCTATCCTTATGGAATTGCTGTAAATTATGTATACTTTAATGATTCTATATATTTTCATTGCGCAAGAAATGGACATAAACTAGATAATATCTCAGCAAATAACAAGGTTTCTTTCTTAGTAGTTACTAATGAAAATGTTCTTCCAGACAAATTTAGTACTACATATGCTAGTGCTGTAGTGTTTGGAAAAGCCTTAACAGTAGATAATGAAGAAAAGAAAAATGCTCTTGTAGAAATAATAAAAAAATATTCTAAGGGCTTTATTGAAGAAGGTATGAAATACATAGAAAAAGATATAAATTTAACAACTGTAGTTAAAATAGAAATAGACCATATTTCTGGTAAAGCTTCACGTTTATAG
- a CDS encoding TetR/AcrR family transcriptional regulator, translated as MARKPVLEGGKRDEILKCALQLFLKNGYESTSIRMILNEVGGEVGMFYHYFSSKQELFDEALKFFMKMQGERTSKLMSHKSDTISPRMKLKQLIECYDNGMDEFSKLSDGAIHWSILSSIHDLTLESMKPSFKIMIIEILKLADKKDLSESKWLTPFLLKGLSGLLHDKSFAEVDKEEQMILIISLLCRTLQVPHSLFEE; from the coding sequence ATGGCAAGAAAGCCTGTATTAGAAGGTGGCAAAAGAGATGAAATACTTAAATGTGCTTTGCAGTTATTTCTAAAAAACGGATATGAAAGTACCTCTATTCGTATGATATTAAATGAAGTTGGTGGAGAAGTTGGAATGTTTTATCATTACTTTTCTTCCAAACAGGAATTATTTGATGAAGCTCTAAAGTTCTTTATGAAAATGCAAGGAGAACGAACTTCTAAGTTAATGAGCCACAAATCCGACACGATTTCCCCAAGAATGAAATTAAAACAACTTATAGAATGTTATGACAATGGAATGGATGAATTTTCAAAGCTATCAGATGGAGCTATTCATTGGTCTATTTTATCATCTATTCATGATTTAACCTTAGAATCAATGAAACCGTCTTTTAAAATAATGATTATTGAAATATTGAAATTAGCAGATAAAAAAGACTTAAGTGAATCTAAATGGCTTACACCGTTTTTGCTAAAAGGCCTCAGCGGGTTATTGCATGATAAATCATTTGCTGAGGTAGATAAGGAAGAACAGATGATCTTAATTATAAGTTTACTATGCCGAACTTTACAAGTTCCACATAGCTTGTTTGAAGAATAG
- a CDS encoding GNAT family N-acetyltransferase — protein MHFERLRTYEDKLYLDAIKLYNISFPFHEQRKSSLQVEIMNYEEYQFNLIYDEKDMVGILLCWDTESFIYVEHFCINPQMRNKKYGKRALELLNQRGKTVILEIDPPINEISISRKGFYERGGYKANNFEHIHPPYHEEFKGHQLIVMSYPEKLTEVEYGNFNQYLRTTIMGE, from the coding sequence ATGCATTTTGAAAGGCTAAGGACATATGAAGATAAATTGTATTTAGATGCAATAAAGTTATACAACATAAGCTTCCCTTTTCATGAACAGAGAAAATCATCTTTACAAGTAGAAATTATGAATTATGAGGAATATCAATTTAACTTGATTTATGATGAAAAAGATATGGTTGGTATCCTTTTATGTTGGGATACAGAGAGTTTTATCTATGTGGAACATTTCTGTATCAATCCTCAGATGCGTAATAAAAAGTATGGAAAAAGAGCTTTAGAGCTGTTAAACCAGCGAGGTAAAACTGTTATTTTGGAAATAGACCCTCCTATTAATGAAATTTCCATCAGTCGAAAAGGTTTTTATGAGAGAGGTGGATATAAGGCAAATAATTTTGAACACATTCATCCTCCGTACCATGAAGAATTTAAAGGGCATCAGTTAATTGTGATGTCTTATCCAGAAAAGTTGACAGAAGTTGAGTATGGTAATTTTAATCAGTATTTAAGAACAACTATAATGGGAGAATAA
- a CDS encoding flavodoxin family protein, translating into MKVAVVFHSVCGSTYLLAREYKKVIEEMNIEVDIFKVSDEVAKTLPQYYLINSKEYKDEFENINVIKSGKQLLDYDAIFMGSPTYYGNVSGQMKMFMDSFSDVWVGAPLSGKIFGCFVTAGSQRGGGELALQSMNIFAQHMGMTLLSVPCTVRGGHPAYGILHIAGDNSDIRPSDDIKFGIRDYLNNLSIYKK; encoded by the coding sequence ATGAAAGTAGCAGTAGTTTTTCATAGCGTTTGTGGGAGTACATATTTATTAGCTCGAGAGTATAAAAAGGTAATTGAAGAAATGAATATAGAGGTAGATATATTTAAAGTAAGTGATGAAGTTGCAAAAACACTTCCTCAGTATTATTTAATAAATTCAAAGGAATATAAAGATGAATTTGAAAATATAAATGTAATTAAATCTGGAAAACAATTACTAGATTATGATGCAATATTTATGGGTTCACCAACATATTATGGAAATGTATCTGGTCAAATGAAGATGTTTATGGACAGTTTTTCTGATGTATGGGTAGGAGCACCTTTAAGTGGAAAAATATTTGGTTGTTTTGTTACAGCAGGCTCACAACGTGGAGGAGGAGAACTGGCTTTACAATCAATGAATATATTTGCTCAACATATGGGGATGACTCTTTTGTCAGTTCCATGTACAGTAAGAGGAGGTCATCCAGCATATGGAATACTTCATATAGCAGGAGATAATTCTGATATAAGACCAAGTGATGATATTAAGTTTGGTATAAGAGATTATCTAAACAATCTTAGCATATATAAAAAATAG
- a CDS encoding Nif3-like dinuclear metal center hexameric protein, whose protein sequence is MLLKSLTRKIEKKYPLNLAEDWDNVGLIVGDFDMDIKKVLVSLEANENVINEAISQNIDLIVTHHPFIFGKINKINSADLKGRLIQKLIKNDIALYSMHTNFDIAFDGLNDYFMEIMEFNNSKVLDVTESETLYKLAVYVPCNYSEALRNALSSSGAGHIGNYSNCTFSIEGEGQFKPLEGSNPFLGSINDIESVNEVKIETVVPQKHLGGVISSMIDAHPYEEVAYDLYKLENKGKIFGLGRISKLDKSTTLENLSNKIKEKLNMKHIRVVGNLNTEITKIAVVTGAGSEFVKKAKRQGADVLITGDVKYHEAQDALDMGMCIIDCGHFDTEDIFKHVMKRFLDEFEEIEVIKSNVYLNPFNII, encoded by the coding sequence ATGTTACTGAAGAGTCTTACTAGAAAAATTGAAAAAAAATATCCTCTAAACTTAGCTGAGGATTGGGATAATGTAGGTCTTATAGTTGGAGATTTTGATATGGATATAAAAAAAGTTTTAGTATCTTTAGAAGCCAATGAAAATGTAATCAATGAAGCTATATCTCAAAACATTGATTTGATTGTTACACATCATCCTTTTATATTTGGAAAAATTAATAAGATTAATAGTGCAGACTTAAAAGGTAGACTTATACAAAAACTCATTAAAAATGATATAGCACTTTATTCTATGCATACTAATTTTGACATAGCATTTGATGGTTTAAATGATTATTTTATGGAAATTATGGAGTTTAATAACTCAAAAGTTTTAGATGTCACTGAAAGTGAGACTTTATACAAACTTGCAGTATATGTTCCATGTAATTATTCAGAAGCGTTGAGAAATGCTCTAAGCAGTTCAGGAGCAGGTCATATAGGAAATTATAGTAACTGTACCTTTTCAATAGAAGGAGAAGGTCAATTTAAGCCCCTAGAAGGCTCTAATCCGTTTCTTGGGAGTATAAATGATATAGAAAGTGTAAATGAGGTTAAAATTGAAACTGTGGTACCACAGAAGCATTTAGGTGGGGTAATCAGTTCTATGATAGATGCACATCCTTACGAAGAAGTTGCTTATGATTTGTACAAGCTAGAAAACAAAGGAAAAATATTTGGACTAGGTAGAATAAGTAAACTTGATAAAAGTACAACATTAGAAAATCTTTCTAATAAAATAAAAGAAAAGTTAAATATGAAGCACATAAGAGTAGTTGGGAACCTCAATACAGAGATAACAAAAATTGCTGTTGTAACAGGAGCTGGTTCTGAGTTTGTGAAAAAGGCTAAGAGACAAGGAGCAGATGTTCTTATAACTGGTGATGTAAAATATCATGAGGCACAAGATGCGCTTGATATGGGAATGTGTATAATTGATTGTGGGCATTTTGATACAGAAGATATATTTAAACATGTTATGAAGAGATTTTTAGATGAATTTGAAGAAATTGAAGTAATAAAAAGCAATGTATATTTAAATCCATTTAATATCATCTAA
- a CDS encoding class I SAM-dependent methyltransferase: MKLTDRLLKIASLVSNGKKIADIGTDHGYIPVYLLKEERVPFAVLADVNKGPLDNARKEVIQNNILEKVDLRLGSGIEVLEIGEVEEVIIAGMGGILISELLEAKKEVAHSVEKLILQPMQAQEELRRYLLNNGYEILKEVLVREDFRIYEIIVAKYTGKNTIIEDEIQFEVGIKLLEHKDSIFHDFIEKKIKTYSSIVNQLEGKNGEEINKKREESKIAIRKLENLIK, encoded by the coding sequence TTGAAACTAACAGATAGATTATTAAAAATAGCATCATTGGTGTCAAATGGTAAAAAGATAGCTGATATAGGAACGGACCATGGATACATACCAGTTTACTTGCTAAAGGAGGAAAGAGTTCCATTTGCAGTGTTAGCAGATGTCAATAAAGGACCTCTTGACAATGCACGAAAAGAGGTCATACAGAACAATATTTTAGAGAAAGTTGATTTACGATTGGGTTCTGGTATAGAGGTACTTGAAATAGGTGAAGTTGAAGAAGTAATAATTGCTGGTATGGGAGGTATATTGATAAGTGAGCTTCTAGAAGCTAAAAAAGAAGTGGCACATAGTGTAGAAAAATTGATATTACAGCCAATGCAGGCACAAGAAGAGCTTAGACGCTATCTTTTGAATAATGGTTATGAAATTTTAAAAGAAGTTTTAGTGAGAGAAGATTTTAGGATATATGAAATAATAGTTGCCAAATATACAGGTAAAAATACTATAATAGAAGATGAGATACAATTTGAAGTTGGAATAAAACTTTTAGAACATAAAGATTCCATTTTTCATGACTTTATAGAAAAAAAAATAAAAACATATAGTTCTATAGTTAATCAGTTAGAAGGTAAAAATGGAGAAGAAATAAATAAGAAGAGAGAAGAAAGTAAAATTGCAATAAGAAAACTTGAGAATTTAATTAAATAA
- the rpoD gene encoding RNA polymerase sigma factor RpoD, translating into MENKSNKKELKKVTAKTLIEKGKKQGSLTLAEIMEAFSETELDKDQVENLYETLGNLGIEITETKNYKADIDFSATDDDLNMSHIDEDAEVISHEDSSAIEIETVDLSLPKGISIDDPVRMYLKEIGKIPLLKPHEEVEFARRMHEGDEIAKQRLVEANLRLVVSIAKRYVGRGMLFLDLIQEGNLGLIKAVEKFDYTKGYKFSTYATWWIRQAITRAIADQARTIRIPVHMVETINKLIRVSRQLLQELGRDPKPEEIAKEMEMTEDKVREIMKIAQDPVSLETPIGEEEDSHLGDFIPDDDAPAPAEAAAYSLLKEQIEDVLGSLNDREQKVLKLRFGLEDGRARTLEEVGKEFDVTRERIRQIEAKALRKLRHPSRSKKLRDYLD; encoded by the coding sequence GTGGAAAATAAGTCGAATAAAAAAGAGTTAAAAAAAGTTACCGCTAAGACATTAATAGAAAAAGGAAAAAAGCAAGGTTCATTGACGCTTGCAGAAATAATGGAAGCTTTTTCTGAAACTGAACTTGATAAGGATCAGGTAGAAAATCTTTATGAAACTTTAGGTAATTTGGGAATAGAAATAACAGAAACAAAGAACTATAAAGCTGATATAGACTTTTCGGCTACTGATGACGATTTAAATATGAGCCACATAGATGAAGATGCAGAAGTAATTTCACATGAAGACTCTTCTGCAATAGAAATAGAAACTGTGGATTTATCATTACCAAAAGGGATAAGTATAGACGACCCTGTTAGAATGTACTTGAAAGAAATAGGAAAAATTCCTCTACTTAAGCCACATGAAGAGGTAGAATTTGCTAGAAGAATGCATGAAGGCGATGAGATAGCAAAGCAAAGATTAGTTGAAGCGAACTTAAGACTAGTTGTAAGTATAGCAAAAAGATATGTAGGTAGAGGTATGCTTTTCTTAGACTTAATACAAGAGGGAAATTTAGGTCTTATAAAAGCTGTTGAAAAATTTGACTATACAAAGGGCTATAAGTTTAGTACTTATGCAACATGGTGGATAAGACAAGCTATAACACGTGCTATAGCAGACCAAGCTAGAACTATAAGAATACCAGTGCATATGGTAGAGACTATAAATAAATTAATAAGAGTGTCAAGACAATTGCTTCAAGAACTTGGAAGAGACCCAAAACCAGAAGAAATTGCAAAAGAAATGGAAATGACAGAAGATAAAGTAAGAGAGATAATGAAAATAGCTCAAGACCCTGTATCTTTAGAAACTCCAATAGGAGAAGAAGAGGATAGTCATTTAGGAGACTTTATTCCAGATGATGATGCACCAGCTCCAGCTGAGGCAGCAGCATATTCTTTACTTAAAGAACAAATAGAAGATGTACTTGGCTCATTAAATGATAGAGAGCAAAAAGTATTAAAACTTAGATTTGGTCTTGAGGATGGAAGAGCTAGAACTCTTGAAGAAGTTGGAAAAGAGTTTGATGTAACTAGAGAAAGAATAAGACAAATAGAAGCAAAAGCACTAAGAAAATTAAGACATCCAAGTAGATCAAAAAAACTTAGAGATTATTTAGATTAA
- the dnaG gene encoding DNA primase produces the protein MNDIKDIIEEIKARCDIASIISEYISIKQSGANYKGLCPFHGEKTPSFYINTSKQIYKCFGCGEGGDVINFVMKMENLDFMDAVKILANKCGIEINTNMNEETRMKIEKSKKFQDIHTEAARFYLSNLLGSKNLGYEYLRIRGLDDKIIKKFGLGFSLDSWNSLMNTLINKGYTKQDLLECGLIARNKDGTNCYDKFRNRVMFPIFDYRGNIIGFGGRVLDDSLPKYLNSPDTLIFNKKQNLYGLNFARKNLDNKTIVLVEGYMDLISLYQYGIRNVVATLGTALTEQQGILIKRYVDTAIISYDSDEAGIKATLRAIDILIKLGITVKVLDLKDSKDPDEFVRKYGLSDYKKAMDVSTHYIKYKIDHLKKEFNIQKDEERVKFAKEASKIIKQLTSPVEIDFYTKYLSNQIDINVESIKREVYGKNYNKPYNNKNQKKIEEKVIEKVEVRQDGKQLVEETLIKIMLEDKKIREIALLKVEESDFLLNESKEILNYMIKNQELDKITIDKLKSLNISEEYLKELNSISLNSINLKNTKEIEGIITNIRKNSLEEQINNLLKEQQELENNNDMKEVDGRVMEIALKIVEINKILKSL, from the coding sequence ATGAATGATATAAAAGACATTATCGAAGAAATAAAAGCTAGATGTGATATAGCAAGTATAATATCTGAATATATAAGTATAAAACAATCTGGAGCTAATTATAAAGGATTATGTCCATTTCATGGGGAAAAAACTCCATCTTTTTATATAAATACATCAAAACAAATTTATAAGTGTTTTGGTTGTGGTGAAGGTGGAGATGTAATAAATTTTGTCATGAAAATGGAAAATTTAGATTTTATGGATGCTGTAAAAATTTTAGCAAATAAATGCGGTATAGAAATTAATACCAACATGAATGAAGAAACTAGAATGAAAATAGAGAAATCTAAAAAGTTTCAAGATATTCATACAGAAGCTGCTAGATTTTATCTTTCAAACTTATTAGGAAGCAAAAATCTTGGGTATGAATATTTAAGGATTAGAGGATTAGATGATAAAATAATTAAAAAATTTGGTCTAGGATTTTCTTTGGATTCATGGAATTCTCTTATGAATACTCTTATTAATAAAGGGTATACAAAACAAGATTTACTGGAATGTGGTCTAATTGCAAGAAATAAAGATGGAACTAATTGCTATGATAAATTTAGAAATAGAGTTATGTTTCCTATATTTGATTATAGAGGAAATATAATTGGATTTGGAGGAAGGGTACTAGATGATTCTTTACCAAAATACTTAAATTCTCCAGACACATTAATTTTCAATAAAAAACAAAATTTATATGGACTAAATTTTGCTAGAAAAAATTTAGATAACAAAACTATAGTCTTAGTTGAAGGATATATGGATTTAATTTCACTTTATCAGTATGGTATAAGAAATGTAGTAGCAACCCTTGGAACAGCCTTGACTGAACAACAAGGTATTTTGATAAAAAGATATGTGGATACTGCTATTATATCTTATGACTCTGATGAGGCTGGAATAAAAGCGACTTTAAGAGCTATAGATATACTTATTAAATTAGGTATTACTGTAAAAGTTTTGGATTTAAAAGATTCCAAAGACCCAGATGAATTTGTAAGAAAATACGGACTTAGTGATTATAAAAAGGCAATGGATGTTTCTACTCACTACATAAAATATAAAATAGATCATCTTAAAAAAGAATTCAATATTCAAAAAGATGAAGAACGAGTGAAGTTTGCAAAAGAAGCTTCTAAAATTATAAAACAATTGACAAGTCCTGTAGAAATTGATTTTTATACAAAATATTTAAGCAATCAAATAGATATTAATGTCGAATCCATAAAAAGGGAAGTATATGGTAAAAACTACAATAAACCATATAATAACAAAAACCAGAAAAAGATAGAAGAAAAAGTAATTGAAAAAGTCGAAGTTAGACAAGATGGAAAACAATTAGTTGAAGAAACTCTAATAAAAATAATGTTAGAAGACAAAAAAATTAGAGAAATAGCGTTACTTAAGGTAGAAGAAAGTGATTTTTTATTGAATGAAAGTAAAGAAATTTTAAATTACATGATTAAAAATCAAGAATTGGACAAAATAACTATTGACAAATTGAAAAGTTTAAACATATCCGAAGAATACTTAAAAGAATTAAATTCAATTTCTTTGAATAGTATAAACTTAAAGAACACAAAAGAGATAGAAGGAATAATAACAAATATCAGAAAGAACTCATTAGAAGAACAAATTAATAACTTGTTGAAAGAACAACAAGAATTAGAAAATAATAATGATATGAAAGAGGTAGATGGTAGAGTTATGGAAATTGCTTTAAAAATAGTTGAGATAAATAAAATTTTAAAAAGCTTGTAG
- the aroF gene encoding 3-deoxy-7-phosphoheptulonate synthase, which yields MRKNLFNDNSKIVINTNNKKITVKEDKLVIAGPCAIESYEQLLKTAKFVKSHGANILRGGAYKPRTSPNSFQGLKKEGLEILKAVKEEVGIAVITELMDIRDMDELYSVSDIIQIGSRNMQNFTLLSEIGKQNKPVMLKRGIASTITEWIGAAEYIAIEGNSNIIMCERGIRTYNDYTRNTLDLAAVPIIQKETGLPVVVDPSHATGVRYLVKPMSMASLACGADGIMVEVHPDPENALSDGIQSLCFDEFEDLMKSISVY from the coding sequence ATGAGAAAAAACCTATTTAATGATAATTCAAAGATAGTGATAAATACAAATAATAAAAAAATAACTGTAAAAGAAGATAAACTTGTAATAGCTGGGCCATGTGCAATAGAAAGTTATGAGCAACTTTTAAAGACTGCTAAATTTGTAAAAAGTCATGGCGCAAATATTTTGAGAGGAGGAGCATATAAGCCAAGAACATCACCAAACTCATTTCAAGGATTAAAAAAAGAAGGTCTTGAAATATTAAAAGCAGTTAAAGAAGAGGTTGGTATAGCTGTTATTACAGAACTTATGGATATAAGAGATATGGATGAATTATATAGTGTCAGTGATATAATTCAAATTGGCTCAAGAAATATGCAGAACTTTACTCTTTTAAGTGAAATTGGAAAACAAAATAAGCCTGTTATGTTAAAAAGAGGAATCGCATCAACAATTACTGAATGGATAGGTGCCGCAGAGTATATAGCAATAGAAGGAAATAGTAATATCATAATGTGTGAGAGAGGTATAAGAACCTACAATGATTATACTAGAAATACATTGGACTTAGCTGCTGTACCAATTATTCAAAAGGAAACAGGACTTCCTGTTGTAGTAGACCCAAGTCATGCTACTGGAGTTAGATATTTAGTAAAACCTATGTCAATGGCATCACTTGCATGTGGGGCAGATGGGATAATGGTAGAAGTTCATCCAGATCCAGAAAATGCTCTATCAGATGGGATTCAATCTCTCTGCTTTGATGAATTTGAAGATTTGATGAAATCAATTAGTGTTTATTAA
- the folK gene encoding 2-amino-4-hydroxy-6-hydroxymethyldihydropteridine diphosphokinase, with translation MNKAYLGIGTNMGNRFDNLSKACELLRNSDSIYEVKESNLYETKPWGYTEQADFLNMCVEIETEFEPYELLEYCQKIEEELHRERVVHWGPRTIDVDILFFNDVVSTDERLLIPHPRIQDRAFVLIPLMDLNEELLINKKSIKEYLNLLSAKEIEEVKELVGYEKKPI, from the coding sequence ATGAATAAGGCTTATTTGGGAATTGGGACTAATATGGGCAATAGATTTGATAATTTATCAAAAGCATGTGAACTTTTGAGAAATAGCGATTCTATATATGAAGTAAAAGAATCAAATTTATATGAAACAAAGCCATGGGGATATACAGAACAAGCAGATTTTCTAAATATGTGTGTAGAGATAGAAACAGAGTTTGAACCTTATGAGTTGTTAGAATATTGTCAAAAAATAGAGGAAGAATTGCATAGAGAGAGAGTAGTACATTGGGGTCCAAGAACTATTGATGTAGATATACTATTTTTCAATGATGTAGTTTCAACCGACGAAAGATTACTAATACCACATCCAAGGATTCAAGATAGAGCTTTTGTTTTGATACCACTTATGGATTTGAATGAGGAACTTTTAATAAATAAAAAATCAATAAAAGAATATTTAAACCTCCTATCTGCTAAAGAAATAGAAGAAGTAAAGGAGCTTGTAGGTTATGAGAAAAAACCTATTTAA